A genomic segment from Coccinella septempunctata chromosome 3, icCocSept1.1, whole genome shotgun sequence encodes:
- the LOC123309450 gene encoding C-type lectin 37Db-like gives MYKIVINLCFLTTLLNVTLLKMTKFSLLFVFASFCLFTGGTSSLPTNDKPGPLWIIQMGNRDNLPNSPRGMMISHNSVDSTNPYQLMNDKMIDYVNSQTRKNSLLPLEELNGNYYYFVKYFKTNFFKAMQFCKENGMDLLSLETGEEYMAIVSYLKKHYPKAEHIWTSGTDAGEEGSFVWLSTGRSVNFTSWGAGLPDNSAKIEHCLEIARTGVENYYWNDRACNSEYNFICELRE, from the exons ATGTATAAAATTGTTATCAATCTTTGTTTTCTCACTACTTTGTTGAATGTAACACTGCTGAAAATGACTAAGTTCTCGTTGTTGTTTGTTTTTGCAAGTTTTTGTCTATTTACTGGAG GTACATCATCACTGCCTACAAATGATAAGCCTGGACCACTATGGATTATTCAAATGGGAAATAGAGACAACCTACCAAATTCACCTAGAGGAATGATGATTTCACACAACAGTGTTGACTCTACAAATCCATACCAATTAATGAATG ataagaTGATAGATTACGTCAATAGTCAAACTAGGAAGAATTCGCTTCTACCGTTGGAGGAACTCAATGGAAATTACtattattttgtgaaatatttcaag ACTAACTTCTTCAAAGCAATGCAGTTCTGCAAAGAAAACGGTATGGATCTTCTAAGCCTAGAGACTGGTGAAGAATATATGGCAATTGTATCTTACTTGAAGAAACATT ATCCGAAAGCAGAACATATATGGACTTCAGGAACAGATGCAGGAGAAGAGGGTTCGTTTGTTTGGTTGTCTACTGGCAGAAGCGTGAATTTCACCTCTTGGGGAGCTGGTCTTCCTGATAATTCAGCGAAAATCGAACATTGCTTAGAGATCGCTAGGACAGGTGTTGAAAATTACTATTGGAATGATAGGGCGTgcaattcggaatataatttcatttgtgaattgagagaataa